A DNA window from Candidatus Sulfidibacterium hydrothermale contains the following coding sequences:
- the trmD gene encoding tRNA (guanosine(37)-N1)-methyltransferase TrmD: MRIDIITIFPEMFEGPFSHSIIKRAQEKGLAEIHLHQLRDFTNDKHRKVDDYAFSGGAGMVMMIEPVARAIEHLQEQRHYDEVIYTSPDGELLDQPMANRLSTLENIIILCGHYKGIDERIREHLITREISIGNYVLSGGELAAAVITDAVVRLIPGVLGNEVSALTDSFQNNLVSPPVYTRPRDFRGWKVPDILLSGNEKRIEEWKFEQSVERTKKRRPGLLKNEEQ; the protein is encoded by the coding sequence ATGCGAATCGATATCATTACCATATTTCCCGAAATGTTCGAAGGCCCTTTCAGCCATTCCATTATCAAACGGGCACAGGAAAAAGGGCTGGCAGAAATCCATCTGCATCAGTTGCGTGATTTTACCAACGACAAGCACCGCAAAGTGGACGACTATGCTTTTTCAGGCGGTGCCGGCATGGTGATGATGATTGAACCCGTGGCCCGTGCCATCGAGCATCTGCAAGAACAACGCCACTACGACGAAGTAATTTACACCAGTCCCGACGGCGAACTGCTCGACCAGCCCATGGCCAATCGCTTGTCCACACTCGAAAACATCATCATTTTATGCGGCCATTACAAAGGTATCGACGAACGTATCCGCGAACATCTGATCACCCGCGAAATTTCCATTGGCAATTACGTATTGTCCGGTGGTGAGCTGGCGGCGGCTGTCATTACCGATGCTGTGGTGCGTCTTATTCCCGGCGTGCTCGGTAACGAAGTTTCCGCGCTGACCGATTCGTTTCAAAACAACCTGGTTTCGCCGCCGGTTTATACCCGCCCGCGTGACTTTCGTGGCTGGAAAGTCCCCGATATCCTGCTTTCGGGCAACGAAAAACGCATTGAAGAGTGGAAGTTCGAACAGTCGGTTGAACGAACAAAAAAACGTCGCCCCGGCTTGCTGAAAAACGAAGAGC